Proteins encoded within one genomic window of Saccharomyces mikatae IFO 1815 strain IFO1815 genome assembly, chromosome: 15:
- the PSK2 gene encoding serine/threonine protein kinase PSK2 (similar to Saccharomyces cerevisiae PSK1 (YAL017W) and PSK2 (YOL045W); ancestral locus Anc_7.86) has protein sequence MTYPVSAAAPTDITYSPNTPLVGLSKPPCFYQHASSSVDSFSSSFSDDDRSDLVAVPNESPHAFSYNPISPNSLGVRLTILRRSLEIMVNSPDILHELKKKAPVIAYPPLVKHTRNLTEIATPPTSGNASKWSCSIPSVPNTPSPAGRPVVQRATSLMVLPDNGASSKLDPAKSELQNLLFLLNLALENNSFERASDLHMLSLLNIKKLNFDSDIQKSETLKKALLDSLAEPFFENYKKFPHRNPGLKLHYTQQEEKNDDIVSLADIKPQQDYSRILHPFTSAKNSGPEAIFTCSQHYPWNFKAANDLACLTFGISKNVIKALTLLDLIHTDSRKFVLEKIMNAEDDDQEIVFTGETIPIVQPNSTNDNKVPSLIWASLWAKRKNGLLVCVFEKTPCDYIDVMLNLADFSVESITDTTHFLENFNKKQQQELTSPAAKKKTVKFANEIHDIGSISRSLSKLIDDVRFGRVFSADDDLLPLPIRVANYVNKERYFTLNYLSENIPCAVTTSVLENEIKLKIHSLPYQAGLFVVDSHTLNLLSFNKSVAKNMFGLRVYELAGSPITKLVPSLANMISYVNKNYPTLNITLPDNKGLVLTEHFFRKIEAEINHDSDSFYTSIGLDGCHKDGNLIKVDIQLRVLNTNVVLLWITHSRDVVIENYTTVPSQLPMLKENEIDVVGSRSSSNASSKKSSEKISVNVLKTMADLSISSAETISNSDDEVDLNQVDRKLREASGGTFERNESNEHNNYDDDITMVDDPELKHKIELTKMYTQDKSKFVQDDNFKVDEKLIMSIVEPINGEEIKKETTELDKNNSNLKATYLTTPEANIGSQKRIKKFSDFTVLQVMGEGAYGKVNLCIHNKEHYIVVIKMIFKERILVDTWVRDRKLGTIPSEIQIMATLNKNSQENILKLLDFFEDDDYYYIETPVHGETGSIDLFDVIEFKKDMVEHEAKLVFKQVVASIKHLHGQGIVHRDIKDENVIVDSHGFVKLIDFGSAAYIKSGPFDVFVGTMDYAAPEVLGGSSYKGKPQDIWALGVLLYTIIYKENPYYNIDEILEGELRFDKSEKVSEECIGLIKRILTREVDKRPTIDEIYEDEWLRI, from the coding sequence TTTTAAGAAGATCTTTGGAAATAATGGTTAATAGTCCTGACATTTTACACGAgctaaagaaaaaggcGCCCGTAATAGCATATCCCCCTTTAGTTAAACACACGAGAAACTTAACTGAAATCGCTACACCACCGACATCTGGAAATGCATCTAAATGGTCCTGTAGTATTCCATCGGTGCCCAATACCCCATCTCCTGCTGGTAGGCCCGTGGTACAAAGAGCCACCTCATTAATGGTGCTACCAGATAATGGTGCTTCCAGTAAATTGGATCCAGCCAAGTCAGAGCTGCAAAACCTGTTGTTTTTGCTAAATTTAGCACTAGAAAATAACTCCTTCGAAAGAGCTTCCGATTTACACATGTTGTCGCTAttaaatataaagaaattaaattTTGACTCAGACATTCAAAAATCAGAAACGTTGAAAAAGGCTTTACTGGATAGTTTAGCTGAAccattttttgagaattacaaaaaattcCCCCACAGAAACCCTGGTTTAAAATTACATTATACCCAACAAGAGGAGAAAAACGATGATATAGTTTCCTTAGCAGATATCAAGCCACAACAGGACTATAGTCGAATACTTCATCCTTTCACGTCTGCGAAAAATTCTGGCCCTGAGGCCATTTTTACCTGTTCTCAGCATTACCCTTGGAATTTCAAAGCAGCCAACGATTTGGCGTGTTTAACATTCGgtatatcaaaaaatgttaTCAAAGCACTAACTTTACTGGACCTGATCCATACGGATAGTAGGAAATTTGttttagaaaaaattatgaaTGCCGAAGATGATGACCAAGAAATTGTGTTTACAGGAGAAACGATACCTATTGTTCAGCCAAACTCAACAAACGATAATAAAGTACCAAGTTTGATATGGGCTTCACTATGGGCAAAGCGGAAAAATGGCTTATTGGTCTGtgtatttgaaaaaacgCCTTGCGACTATATTGATGTCATGTTAAACCTGGCTGATTTTTCAGTGGAAAGCATTACTGACACGACGcattttttggaaaactttAACAAGAAACAGCAGCAAGAGCTAACTTCACCAGCggctaaaaaaaaaaccgtAAAATTTGCGAATGAAATACACGATATCGGATCAATAAGTCGCTCACTAAGTAAACTAATTGATGATGTGCGCTTCGGGAGAGTGTTTTCTGCAGATGATGATTTATTACCTCTACCTATTAGGGTGGCAAATTATGTCAATAAAGAGAGATATTTTACATTGAATTATTTATCCGAGAATATACCATGCGCTGTCACAACTTCTGTGTTGGAAAACGAAATTAAATTGAAGATTCATAGTTTACCTTATCAAGCTGGGTTATTTGTTGTTGATAGCCACActttaaatcttttaagTTTCAATAAATCTGTTGCTAAGAACATGTTTGGTCTTCGGGTTTATGAGTTGGCCGGTAGTCCAATCACTAAGTTGGTACCTTCTTTAGCAAATATGATATCTTACGTTAATAAAAATTATCCCACGCTAAATATCACGTTACCAGATAATAAAGGACTGGTTTTAACAGAACATTTTTTCAGGAAAATCGAGGCTGAAATAAATCATGATAGTGACTCATTCTATACCTCTATTGGTCTAGATGGCTGTCACAAAGACGGAAATCTAATAAAGGTAGATATTCAATTACGTGTCCTGAATACAAATGTTGTTCTGTTATGGATTACACACTCAAGAGACGTAGTTATCGAAAATTATACCACTGTCCCTTCGCAACTACCGATGTTGAAGGAAAACGAAATTGACGTAGTTGGAAGTCGGAGTAGTTCCAATGCGTCTTCCAAGAAGTCttcagaaaaaatttctgtgaatgttttgaaaactATGGCTGATTTGTCCATTAGCTCTGCTGAAACAATTTCTAACTCTGACGATGAAGTAGACTTGAATCAAGTGGATAGAAAACTACGAGAAGCATCTGGTGGTACATTTGAGCGTAACGAATCTAACGAACACAACaattatgatgatgatatcaCAATGGTCGATGATCCTGAGTTGAAACATAAAATTGAATTAACGAAAATGTACACGCAAGacaaatcaaaatttgtcCAGGATGACAACTTTAAAGtggatgaaaaattaataatGAGCATAGTAGAACCGATAAATGgggaagaaattaaaaagGAGACAACCGAATTagataaaaataactcTAACTTGAAAGCTACGTACCTGACCACCCCAGAGGCTAATATAGGCTCACAAAAGCGCATCAAGAAGTTTTCCGATTTTACTGTTTTGCAAGTTATGGGTGAAGGTGCCTACGGTAAAGTCAATTTATGCATTCATAACAAAGAGCACTACATCGTGGTCATCAAAATGATTTTCAAAGAGAGAATTTTAGTGGATACATGGGTGAGGGATAGAAAATTAGGTACCATACCTTCTGAGATTCAAATCATGGCTActttgaacaaaaattCGCAAGAGAATATCTTGAAACTGTTAgacttttttgaagatgacgattattattatattgaaACTCCGGTTCATGGAGAGACTGGTAGTATTGATCTTTTTGATGTTATTGAGTTTAAGAAAGATATGGTGGAACATGAAGCTAAACTGGTGTTCAAACAGGTTGTTGCTAGTATTAAGCACTTGCATGGTCAAGGAATTGTTCACAGAGATATTAAGGACGAAAACGTCATCGTCGACTCTCATGGTTTCGTAAAATTAATTGATTTTGGTTCAGCCGCCTATATCAAAAGTGGACCATTTGATGTTTTTGTGGGAACAATGGACTACGCTGCACCTGAAGTTCTTGGTGGTTCATCATACAAAGGTAAACCACAAGATATTTGGGCTCTTGGAGTTCTACTTTATACCATCATatacaaagaaaatccaTATTAcaacattgatgaaatcTTGGAAGGAGAATTAAGATTTGATAAGTCCGAGAAGGTCAGTGAGGAATGCATTGGTTTaattaaaagaattttgaCAAGAGAAGTCGACAAGAGACCTACTATTGACGAAATATATGAAGATGAATGGCTTAGAATCTAG
- the PEX15 gene encoding Pex15p (similar to Saccharomyces cerevisiae PEX15 (YOL044W); ancestral locus Anc_7.87), with the protein MATSEIVNNAPMYSLDSSLRDLLNDDLFNDQDELVKSREIERSELFQDCLNLFIKREIKDCLEKMFRAGFVNLTVFKSSPMILDLFVSACDIAPNFIELGLTLKGEILNTFTLNDPRCIEIQQIILKDFNKLLVINKFFRCCIKVIQLNDSRQEEREGKILELESIISNFIFLYTTKMRTTIDAFGLQELIEIFIFQVKVKLEHKKLSTHLYRALCKSSPNLSLILKSLHSPKGISIEDAILDSIANKMQKDKAKLKGKPRSVKPKIHQFREPLLHNSSEDYSKTEATFNQRNSTDVRHLNNETMSHKTKNDISLLAGSFWPTLKYHLTKKLLNKNGLLFLGLLLLICVKKYRSLMAFFRHVPSAFRTVYPHVVGLLKLLASI; encoded by the coding sequence ATGGCTACAAGCGAGATAGTGAACAATGCGCCGATGTATTCACTTGATTCTTCGTTAAGGGATTTACTTAACGATGACTTATTCAATGATCAAGACGAATTGGTAAAGTCGAGAGAGATTGAGAGAAGTGAATTATTTCAAGATTGcttaaatcttttcataaaaagagaaatcaaGGACTGCCTAGAAAAAATGTTTAGAGCTGGATTCGTCAATCTTACTGTTTTTAAATCTAGCCCAATGATATTGGATTTGTTTGTAAGTGCCTGTGATATTGCGCCCAACTTCATTGAGTTGGGGTTGACACTGAAAGGTGAGATTTTGAATACATTCACATTAAATGATCCTCGATGTATTGAAATACAACAGATTATTCTCAAGGATTTCAATAAACTTCTGGTCATCAATAAATTCTTTCGATGCTGCATAAAAGTTATTCAGCTCAACGATAGTAGACAGGAGGAGCGAGAAGGAAAGATTTTGGAGCTTGAATCCATAATCAGCAATTTCATATTCCTATACACGACTAAAATGAGAACGACTATAGATGCGTTTGGCTTGCAAGAGTTGATTGAgatatttatttttcaggTGAAAGTGAAGCTAGAGCATAAAAAACTCTCTACGCATTTGTATCGGGCGCTTTGTAAGTCTTCACCCAATTTATCCTTGATTTTAAAGAGTCTTCACTCACCCAAAGGCATTTCCATAGAGGATGCTATTCTGGATTCAATAGCTAATAAAATGCAGAAAGATAAGGCAAAGTTGAAAGGCAAACCGAGGAGCGTGAAACCAAAAATACACCAATTTCGAGAGCCCTTGTTACACAATTCCAGTGAAGACTATTCCAAGACTGAGGCTACGTTCAATCAACGCAACTCCACTGATGTTAGACACCTCAATAATGAAACGATGTCtcataaaacaaaaaatgacaTTAGTCTTCTAGCTGGTTCATTTTGGCCTACTCTAAAATACCATCTAACTAAAAAATTACTGAACAAGAATGGCCTTTTGTTCTTAGGTCTACTGTTATTAATATGTGTCAAAAAATATAGATCACTGATGGCATTTTTCAGACACGTTCCAAGTGCTTTCCGCACCGTATATCCTCATGTTGTTGGGTTATTAAAACTTCTAGCAAGCATATGA
- the NTG2 gene encoding bifunctional N-glycosylase/AP lyase NTG2 (similar to Saccharomyces cerevisiae NTG1 (YAL015C) and NTG2 (YOL043C); ancestral locus Anc_7.89): MRETSKHRKRKYIAVDVDEVEVRSKYFKKDDRTIDLSQETKIKNGSQSDHGVNIDWIKGLKPIEYFEWIESRTCDDPRTWRRPITKEEMKNESGAEIPESFLPIYNRVRLMRSKVNTPVDAMGCSMIPVLVSDKCGIPSEKVDPKNFRLQFLIGTMLSAQTRDERMAQAALNITEYCLNTLKIAEGITLKGLLEIDESILANLIRCVSFYTRKANFIKRTAQLLVDSFGSDIPCDIDGIMSLPGVGPKMGYLTLQKGWGLIAGICVDVHVHRLCKMWNWVDPIKCKTAEHTRKELQIWLPHSLWYEINTVLVGFGQLICMARGKRCDLCLVNDICNARNLNLIKSSKFHQMENKEDMEEVCLHWLDTISNGITTRRHKKK, from the coding sequence ATGAGGGAAACAAGTAAGCatagaaagagaaaatatatCGCGGTTGATGTCGATGAAGTAGAAGTTCGATCTAAGtacttcaaaaaagatgatagAACCATTGATTTATCAcaagaaaccaaaataaaaaacggTTCGCAAAGTGACCATGGGGTAAATATCGACTGGATCAAGGGGTTGAAGCCGATAGAGTATTTTGAATGGATCGAATCAAGAACCTGTGATGATCCCAGAACTTGGAGACGACCAATaactaaagaagaaatgaaaaacgaATCTGGCGCAGAAATCCCTGAAAGTTTCTTACCCATATATAATCGAGTAAGATTAATGAGGTCCAAAGTTAATACGCCGGTAGATGCTATGGGATGTAGCATGATTCCTGTTCTAGTTTCCGATAAATGTGGAATACCCAGTGAAAAAGTCGATCCGAAGAATTTCAGGCTTCAGTTTCTTATTGGTACCATGCTTTCTGCTCAAACAAGAGACGAACGAATGGCGCAAGCTGCTTTGAATATCACCGAATACTGTTTAAACACTTTAAAAATAGCAGAAGGTATTACATTGAAGGGACTACTTGAAATTGATGAGTCTATATTAGCAAATCTAATTCGGTGTGTTAGTTTCTATACCAGAAAGGCCAATTTCATCAAGAGGACAGCTCAATTACTGGTAGACAGTTTCGGTTCGGATATACCGTGTGATATAGATGGAATAATGTCATTACCTGGAGTGGGTCCTAAGATGGGCTATTTAACGCTGCAAAAAGGCTGGGGCCTGATTGCTGGCATATGCGTTGATGTTCATGTCCATAGATTGTGTAAAATGTGGAACTGGGTTGATCCAATTAAGTGCAAAACTGCTGAACATACTAGAAAGGAGCTACAGATTTGGTTGCCTCATTCATTGTGGTACGAAATAAATACCGTTTTAGTTGGCTTTGGTCAATTGATCTGCATGGCGAGAGGTAAAAGATGTGATTTATGTCTGGTGAATGATATTTGCAATGCGCGTAATTTGAACCTAATtaaatcatcaaaatttcatcaaatggAGAATAAAGAAGACATGGAAGAAGTATGCTTGCACTGGTTAGACACAATCTCAAATGGAATTACAACACGAAGgcacaagaagaaatag